One Terriglobia bacterium genomic region harbors:
- a CDS encoding lipocalin family protein, with amino-acid sequence MIASLFATASLHASAAQGGTPPPLVPVNHVDLQRYAGKWFEIARYPNRFQRACQSDATAVYTLLKNGKVQVVNACRKSNGSTKDVRGTAKAVDASNARLKVTFFWPFYGDYWIIALDPDYSWAVVGEPGRKYLWILSRTPQMTEADYLKALDEVRRTSYDPARLIKTPQSGHE; translated from the coding sequence CTGATAGCTTCCCTTTTTGCCACGGCAAGTTTGCATGCGAGCGCAGCACAAGGTGGCACCCCTCCGCCGTTGGTGCCCGTCAACCACGTGGACCTGCAGCGCTATGCCGGTAAATGGTTTGAAATTGCCCGCTATCCCAACCGTTTCCAACGCGCTTGCCAGTCTGACGCCACAGCCGTGTACACGTTGCTCAAGAACGGCAAAGTCCAGGTGGTGAACGCTTGCCGCAAATCGAATGGAAGCACAAAAGATGTCAGGGGCACGGCCAAAGCCGTCGATGCAAGCAACGCGCGTCTGAAGGTCACTTTTTTCTGGCCGTTTTACGGCGACTACTGGATCATCGCTCTGGATCCCGACTACTCCTGGGCTGTGGTGGGCGAGCCGGGGCGCAAGTATCTCTGGATCCTGAGCCGCACTCCACAGATGACCGAGGCAGACTACCTCAAGGCGCTGGACGAGGTGCGCCGGACAAGTTACGATCCGGCGCGGTTAATAAAGACGCCCCAGTCCGGCCATGAATAG
- a CDS encoding DUF1572 domain-containing protein, which produces MLDEARRSFRGYKRLADGALAQVDDRGFFYVPDPESNSIAILVKHISGNLRSRWTDFLTTDGEKPDRDRDQEFIITPENTRQDLMQRWEAAFETTFNTLQSLTPEDFSRTVYIRGDAHTILQAINRSLNHIVSHIGQIQYVAKLVQGTNWQTLSVPRGKSKEFNAMKKEDRKGIAPTRG; this is translated from the coding sequence ATCCTGGATGAAGCCCGCCGCAGCTTTCGCGGCTACAAACGCCTGGCTGACGGCGCCCTGGCCCAGGTGGATGACCGCGGCTTCTTTTACGTGCCCGATCCGGAGTCCAACAGCATCGCCATCCTGGTAAAGCATATTTCCGGCAACCTGCGGTCGCGCTGGACGGACTTTCTGACCACTGACGGCGAAAAACCCGACCGCGATCGCGACCAGGAATTCATCATCACGCCGGAAAATACCCGCCAGGACCTGATGCAGCGCTGGGAAGCCGCCTTTGAAACGACTTTCAACACGCTGCAGAGCCTTACGCCGGAGGATTTTTCGCGCACGGTGTACATCCGTGGCGACGCCCACACGATTCTGCAGGCCATCAACCGCAGCCTGAACCACATTGTCAGCCACATTGGGCAGATTCAATACGTGGCCAAGCTGGTGCAAGGCACAAACTGGCAGACACTGAGCGTTCCTCGGGGAAAGTCCAAAGAATTTAATGCCATGAAGAAGGAAGACCGCAAAGGCATCGCACCGACGAGGGGTTGA
- a CDS encoding aminotransferase class I/II-fold pyridoxal phosphate-dependent enzyme — translation MNFQNFELEHFQSLYERTVDINLADSSVKCAGVRDLLGDDATSLTDLPLYYPEVNGTMLLRERIAALYPGCNPNNVLVTVGAAQANWMACETLLEPSDEVIVVSPGYRQVWGLAKNLGCVVKEARLRPENNWKLDLDELELLTGSKTKLVAVVNPNNPTGSILSKDEMQRIVKICAKHGAWLHADEVYRGTELQSPESPSFWGMYDKLICVNSLSKAYGLAGLRIGWAVASSQIVEDLWRRHEYAVIAAAGPSMKLAEIALAPEKRQMLLDRQRNLSREGHAVLSNWVSQQQGRFSVHKAVATSIAFVGYNFGMPSVELANHIREKASVLVAPGAYLGTEHHLRITVGYEPEKIRTALGRIRAAVAELQLASSVQ, via the coding sequence ATGAATTTCCAGAACTTCGAACTCGAACACTTCCAGTCGCTTTACGAACGCACTGTGGACATCAACCTGGCGGACAGCTCGGTGAAATGCGCCGGCGTCCGCGACCTGCTGGGCGACGATGCCACCTCGCTGACGGACCTTCCTCTTTATTACCCGGAAGTCAACGGCACAATGCTCCTGCGTGAACGCATCGCTGCCCTTTATCCCGGCTGCAACCCCAACAACGTTCTGGTCACCGTGGGCGCGGCCCAAGCCAACTGGATGGCCTGCGAGACGCTCCTGGAGCCGAGCGATGAAGTTATTGTCGTCTCACCTGGGTACCGTCAGGTGTGGGGATTGGCGAAAAACCTGGGCTGCGTGGTCAAGGAAGCGCGTCTGCGTCCGGAAAACAATTGGAAACTCGATCTGGACGAACTGGAGTTGCTCACCGGCAGCAAGACCAAGCTGGTCGCCGTGGTGAATCCCAACAATCCTACGGGAAGCATTCTTAGCAAAGACGAAATGCAACGCATCGTGAAGATCTGCGCCAAGCACGGCGCGTGGCTCCACGCCGACGAAGTCTATCGCGGGACTGAGCTGCAATCACCCGAATCGCCGAGTTTCTGGGGCATGTATGACAAGCTGATCTGCGTCAACAGTCTGTCGAAGGCTTACGGCCTGGCGGGGCTGCGCATTGGCTGGGCTGTGGCTTCATCGCAGATCGTTGAAGACTTGTGGCGTCGCCACGAATATGCCGTCATCGCCGCCGCCGGACCGAGCATGAAGCTGGCGGAGATCGCGCTGGCGCCGGAAAAGCGCCAGATGCTGCTCGACCGCCAGAGAAATCTCTCGCGCGAAGGACACGCGGTTCTGTCCAACTGGGTAAGCCAACAGCAAGGCCGCTTCTCCGTGCACAAAGCCGTCGCCACTTCGATTGCGTTTGTGGGCTATAACTTCGGCATGCCGTCGGTCGAACTGGCCAACCACATTCGCGAAAAAGCTTCCGTGCTGGTGGCGCCCGGCGCGTACCTGGGAACGGAACACCACCTGCGCATCACCGTGGGCTACGAGCCGGAGAAGATCAGAACAGCGCTGGGAAGAATCCGCGCCGCTGTGGCTGAGTTGCAACTGGCATCGTCAGTACAATAA
- a CDS encoding anti-sigma factor: MQFSEDDLRKALRRQDPGPAFTQRVMARVRQEQEAKAAASRQKTQRSPWLRWLTARPALTGAVATLALAIGLGLGYGEYRHVQQAKEAQRLAELKSGKEAEQKVMLALRITNVKLNQVFKQVNEPAAPENRQEQKIRRQSL, translated from the coding sequence ATGCAATTTTCTGAAGACGATTTGCGCAAAGCGCTGCGCCGACAGGACCCGGGCCCAGCTTTCACCCAGAGGGTGATGGCCCGCGTCAGGCAGGAGCAGGAGGCCAAGGCCGCGGCATCGCGGCAGAAAACGCAACGGTCACCGTGGCTAAGATGGCTGACCGCGCGTCCGGCCCTGACCGGCGCGGTGGCGACTCTGGCGCTGGCGATTGGCCTGGGTTTGGGGTACGGCGAATACAGGCATGTACAACAAGCGAAAGAAGCGCAGCGCCTGGCGGAACTCAAATCGGGTAAGGAAGCTGAGCAGAAAGTGATGCTGGCCCTGCGGATTACCAATGTGAAGCTGAACCAGGTATTCAAACAGGTGAACGAACCGGCTGCCCCGGAAAACCGGCAAGAACAAAAGATCAGGAGACAGAGCTTATGA
- a CDS encoding nuclear transport factor 2 family protein yields the protein MRNVKVLTLSAAAFCLLAAPMASSQTGSPPASPKESGQTAGSGTAVQQGAKAADGNTQQEIKALQGQVLQAILKSDTSVMEKYYADDYVAIHGDGILTTKAQEIENFRSGTTKYESITVREAKIRVYGDTAVVNALASVKTVVNGKPYSGDVRNTRVWVKQNGNWKLVVFQTTRVAP from the coding sequence ATGAGAAACGTCAAAGTTTTGACTTTGAGCGCTGCTGCGTTTTGCTTGTTGGCGGCGCCGATGGCTTCGAGCCAAACCGGAAGTCCACCAGCCAGCCCCAAGGAAAGTGGGCAGACCGCGGGCAGCGGCACTGCTGTCCAACAAGGCGCCAAGGCCGCAGACGGCAATACCCAGCAAGAAATCAAGGCGCTTCAAGGACAGGTTCTTCAGGCCATTTTGAAAAGCGACACCAGCGTTATGGAGAAGTATTACGCCGATGATTACGTGGCTATCCACGGCGATGGTATTCTGACCACGAAGGCTCAGGAGATCGAGAATTTCAGGTCCGGTACTACCAAGTACGAATCGATCACTGTGCGCGAAGCGAAGATACGCGTCTATGGAGACACGGCGGTGGTGAACGCCCTGGCCTCTGTCAAGACGGTCGTCAACGGGAAGCCATACAGTGGCGACGTGCGCAACACCCGGGTTTGGGTGAAACAGAACGGCAACTGGAAACTCGTCGTCTTTCAAACAACTCGAGTAGCACCGTAA
- a CDS encoding RNA polymerase sigma factor has product MDVEQQARQDRLESALREAQSPRGDGSAFAEIVQAHQAMVFSIAWNFLQDRSLSEDLAQEVFLELYQRLADIKSAAHLTYWLRRVAVNRCIDQARRRKHRKELALDDTPEPVHQEPDADPLLTANLQNSLAALADRQRMMVVLRYQEGLGPAEIAEVMKVPVNTVKSTLHRSLEELRRKLSRKLGEVRYAIF; this is encoded by the coding sequence TTGGACGTCGAACAACAGGCGCGGCAAGACCGACTGGAATCAGCCCTGCGAGAGGCGCAATCGCCGCGGGGCGACGGGTCGGCCTTCGCCGAGATTGTCCAGGCCCACCAGGCCATGGTGTTCAGCATTGCCTGGAACTTCTTGCAGGACCGCTCTTTGTCGGAAGACCTGGCGCAGGAAGTCTTTCTGGAGCTGTACCAGAGGTTGGCGGACATCAAGTCCGCGGCCCATCTGACGTACTGGCTGCGGCGCGTGGCGGTGAACCGCTGCATTGACCAGGCGCGCCGCCGCAAACATCGCAAGGAACTGGCCCTGGACGATACGCCGGAGCCGGTCCACCAAGAGCCGGATGCCGACCCGCTGCTCACCGCTAACCTGCAGAACTCGCTGGCCGCGCTGGCGGACCGGCAGCGCATGATGGTGGTGCTGCGCTACCAGGAAGGCCTGGGGCCGGCGGAGATCGCGGAAGTGATGAAGGTGCCGGTCAACACGGTGAAGAGCACGCTGCACCGCTCGCTGGAAGAATTACGCAGGAAACTCAGCCGCAAGCTGGGAGAGGTACGTTATGCAATTTTCTGA
- a CDS encoding amino acid permease produces MAQPTKLVRRLSLTDSVLLLAGGIIGSGIFLTAQDIALNTRRPWLFLGVWAIGMVITLLACFAFAEMGAMFPEAGGQYVYMREAYGEFVAFLYGWMIFTVSNGGTIAALAAGFALYVGSLLPSLDINHAVLTLGPMAYTQGHRLITLGPFALTRGHLVAITAIAFQTAMNVFGLRWGAILQNIATWMKFAAIAAFVVLGLAIGHGSWGHYSATLPATSGSPSLFAGVGVALIAVFWAFDGWVYITWISGEVKDPQRNLPRSLVLGLLIVGVIYLAINAVYLYALPMSEIGAQTAVAQAAAVSMFSPGAARWLSFMIAVSCFGAMASCVMSGARVYYAMADDGVFFRTLANVHPRWRTPVSSLVLQAIWAAALTLSGKYDELFTYVMFMMVLSYMLTVAALFVLRRKLPDAERPYRCAGYPWLPGLYILLAGVWAWYAVAERPKEAIAGVVIVLAGVPFYLYWRWRKKKHPAAEALPRF; encoded by the coding sequence TTGGCCCAGCCAACCAAACTCGTCCGCCGTCTCTCCCTCACTGATTCCGTCTTGTTGCTGGCCGGGGGCATCATCGGCTCTGGAATTTTCCTCACCGCCCAGGACATCGCTCTCAACACGCGGCGGCCCTGGCTGTTTCTGGGAGTGTGGGCAATTGGCATGGTCATTACTCTGCTGGCGTGCTTTGCCTTTGCCGAGATGGGCGCCATGTTCCCCGAAGCCGGCGGGCAATACGTGTACATGCGCGAGGCTTACGGCGAATTTGTCGCCTTCCTCTACGGATGGATGATTTTTACCGTGAGCAACGGCGGGACCATCGCCGCGCTGGCCGCCGGCTTTGCTTTGTACGTGGGCAGCCTGCTCCCGTCGCTGGACATCAACCACGCCGTGCTGACCCTCGGCCCCATGGCCTACACCCAAGGACATCGCCTCATAACTCTGGGGCCTTTTGCGCTTACCCGCGGGCATCTGGTGGCGATCACCGCCATCGCTTTCCAGACGGCGATGAACGTTTTTGGTTTGCGATGGGGCGCGATCCTGCAGAACATCGCCACCTGGATGAAATTTGCCGCCATCGCTGCGTTTGTGGTGTTGGGTCTGGCCATCGGACACGGATCGTGGGGCCACTACTCGGCCACGCTTCCGGCGACGAGCGGCTCGCCTTCTCTGTTTGCTGGCGTGGGTGTGGCGCTGATTGCCGTTTTCTGGGCGTTTGATGGCTGGGTGTACATCACATGGATTTCCGGTGAGGTGAAAGACCCACAGCGCAACCTGCCGCGCTCGCTGGTGCTGGGCCTGCTGATTGTCGGGGTGATTTACCTGGCCATCAATGCTGTTTATCTCTACGCGCTGCCCATGAGCGAAATTGGCGCGCAGACGGCGGTGGCCCAGGCCGCGGCGGTTTCCATGTTCTCGCCCGGCGCGGCGCGCTGGTTGTCATTCATGATCGCCGTCTCATGCTTCGGCGCAATGGCCAGTTGCGTCATGTCCGGCGCGCGCGTGTATTACGCCATGGCCGACGACGGCGTCTTCTTCCGCACGCTGGCCAATGTGCATCCGCGATGGCGCACTCCGGTTTCCAGCCTGGTATTACAGGCGATCTGGGCCGCGGCCCTGACGCTCAGCGGCAAGTATGACGAACTGTTCACCTACGTGATGTTCATGATGGTGCTCAGCTACATGCTCACCGTGGCTGCGCTGTTCGTGCTCCGCCGCAAGTTGCCCGACGCGGAGCGCCCTTACCGTTGCGCCGGCTATCCGTGGCTGCCCGGACTCTACATTCTGCTGGCCGGCGTCTGGGCCTGGTACGCGGTGGCTGAACGCCCCAAAGAAGCCATCGCCGGAGTGGTGATCGTGCTGGCGGGTGTACCATTTTATCTTTATTGGCGCTGGCGGAAGAAGAAGCATCCCGCGGCGGAGGCTCTTCCTCGCTTCTAA
- a CDS encoding fumarylacetoacetate hydrolase family protein, whose amino-acid sequence MIYCRFSTSAGPQYGMVETVAGDEQITHILPRVEGGVPDAAGGQKIPAIPLASAPLLAPVQPSQIICSGRNYLEWGIVAQFLKVAEPLIFMKPPSSIIAHGETILRPRISQQVEFGGELAVVIAKRCSNLRDDEDVRGYIAGYTIANDVTARDLEESDDPGTRARSFDTFCPVGPVVHDGLDPWRGVPLESRVNGKQRQLADTVDFIFPLDVLLRYISRRMTMNRGDLVLTGAPAGGGPVVAGDVVEVTIGGLGTLRNPVADAP is encoded by the coding sequence ATGATCTACTGCCGTTTTTCCACGTCCGCGGGGCCGCAATACGGGATGGTGGAGACTGTCGCCGGAGACGAACAAATCACCCACATTCTTCCTAGAGTCGAAGGAGGCGTTCCGGATGCAGCAGGCGGCCAAAAAATCCCGGCCATACCGCTGGCGTCCGCCCCGTTGCTCGCGCCCGTGCAGCCCTCACAGATCATTTGTAGCGGACGAAACTACCTGGAGTGGGGCATCGTCGCCCAGTTTCTTAAAGTGGCCGAGCCGCTGATTTTCATGAAGCCGCCGTCTTCCATCATCGCGCATGGCGAAACCATTCTGCGCCCCAGGATTTCGCAGCAAGTGGAATTCGGAGGCGAGCTGGCCGTAGTCATCGCCAAACGCTGCAGCAATCTCCGTGATGACGAAGACGTGCGAGGTTACATTGCAGGCTACACCATCGCCAACGACGTTACCGCCCGCGATCTTGAGGAAAGTGACGACCCGGGGACCCGCGCCAGGAGCTTCGACACCTTCTGCCCCGTCGGGCCTGTGGTGCATGACGGCCTGGACCCCTGGCGGGGCGTCCCTTTGGAAAGCCGTGTGAATGGGAAGCAGAGGCAGCTGGCCGACACCGTGGATTTCATCTTCCCGCTCGACGTGCTGCTGCGCTACATCTCGCGCAGGATGACCATGAATCGCGGCGACCTGGTCTTGACCGGCGCTCCCGCCGGCGGCGGTCCTGTTGTGGCCGGTGATGTGGTGGAAGTAACCATCGGGGGACTGGGCACGTTGCGGAACCCGGTGGCGGACGCACCGTGA
- a CDS encoding DUF4252 domain-containing protein encodes MRTLKTKTLPRIFLALALAMALAPLPGFAQPGKLELPNLEKLSNKASVVNDITLDGPLLALASKVLEMSGDSDAKDVKDAIKGVKGIYVKNFEFDEPGQYDQADVQAIRSQLARPGWSPIVRSVNKRQHQHSEIYLLKDGDKIAGLAILVTGPKELTVVNIVGFVDMDKIAVLGGKFGIPDDIKDKDDDRPRHKPASQKKSDKPDKDKKESAHENLAQDDEDE; translated from the coding sequence ATGAGAACCTTGAAAACAAAAACCCTGCCGCGAATTTTTCTGGCGCTGGCATTGGCGATGGCGCTGGCGCCGCTGCCGGGCTTCGCGCAACCGGGCAAGCTGGAGTTGCCGAACCTGGAGAAGCTGAGCAACAAGGCCTCAGTGGTCAATGACATCACGCTGGATGGTCCGCTGCTGGCGTTGGCCAGCAAGGTCCTGGAGATGTCAGGCGACTCCGATGCCAAGGACGTCAAAGACGCCATCAAGGGCGTGAAAGGGATCTACGTCAAGAACTTTGAGTTTGACGAACCCGGCCAGTATGACCAGGCGGACGTGCAGGCCATCCGTTCTCAGCTTGCGCGTCCCGGCTGGAGCCCCATTGTAAGAAGCGTCAACAAGCGACAGCACCAGCACAGCGAGATCTACCTGCTGAAGGACGGCGACAAGATTGCCGGACTGGCCATCCTGGTGACCGGGCCGAAAGAGTTGACGGTGGTGAACATCGTCGGCTTTGTGGATATGGACAAGATCGCCGTGCTGGGCGGCAAGTTCGGCATCCCGGATGACATCAAAGACAAAGATGACGACCGGCCGCGGCACAAACCGGCCTCACAGAAAAAATCCGACAAGCCCGACAAGGACAAGAAGGAGAGCGCCCATGAAAACTTGGCCCAAGACGATGAAGACGAGTAG